A part of Azospirillum thermophilum genomic DNA contains:
- a CDS encoding DUF3309 family protein: protein MSVGTILLIILILLLIGAVPAWPHSRAWGYGPSGILGILLIVLLVLLLMGRI from the coding sequence ATAAGCGTGGGTACTATTCTTCTGATCATTCTCATCCTGCTGCTCATCGGCGCCGTCCCGGCCTGGCCGCACAGCCGCGCCTGGGGCTACGGACCGAGCGGGATCCTGGGCATCCTGCTGATCGTTCTGCTCGTCCTGCTGCTGATGGGCCGCATCTGA